One segment of Ficedula albicollis isolate OC2 chromosome 2, FicAlb1.5, whole genome shotgun sequence DNA contains the following:
- the HEY1 gene encoding hairy/enhancer-of-split related with YRPW motif protein 1, producing MKRAHPDYSSSDSEELDEAVEVEKESADENGNLSSAAGSMSPSTTSQILARKRRRGIIEKRRRDRINNSLSELRRLVPSAFEKQGSAKLEKAEILQMTVDHLKMLHTAGGKGYFDAHALAMDYRSLGFRECLAEVARYLSIIEGLDASDPLRVRLVSHLNNYASQREAASSAHTGIGHIPWGSAFGHHPHIPHPLLLAPSGHANTSSTASSTEPHHQSRIAAPHAETSSLRVPPNGSVGPVLPVVTSTTKLSPPLLSSMASLSAFPFSFGSFHLLSPNVLSPSTPTQPAALSKPYRPWGTEIGAF from the exons ATGAAGCGGGCGCACCCCGACTACAGCTCGTCGGACAGCGAGGAGCTGGACGAGGCCGTCGAGGTGGAGAAGGAGAGCGCGGACGAGAATGG GAACCTGAGCTCGGCCGCGGGCTCCATGTCTCCGTCCACCACGTCGCAGATCTTGGCCAGGAAGAGGCGCCGAGGG ATCATCGAGAAGCGCCGCCGCGACCGCATCAACAACAGCCTGTCCGAGCTCAGGAGGCTGGTGCCCAGCGCCTTTGAGAAGCAG gGGTCGGCCaagctggaaaaagcagagattcTGCAGATGACAGTCGATCACCTGAAAATGCTGCATACGGCGGGAGGGAAAG GTTATTTTGATGCTCACGCTTTGGCTATGGACTATCGGAGTCTAGGGTTTCGCGAGTGCCTGGCTGAAGTTGCTCGATACCTGAGTATCATAGAGGGTCTGGATGCCTCTGACCCTCTGCGGGTTCGGCTGGTGTCTCATCTCAACAATTACGCCTCCCAGCGGGAAGCAGCGAGCAGCGCACACACTGGCATCGGACACATTCCTTGGGGCAGTGCCTTCGGACATCACCCTCACATACCTCACCCgctgctgctggctccaagTGGGCATGCTAATACCAGTAGTACAGCCTCTTCCACAGAACCACATCACCAGAGCAGAATTGCTGCCCCACACGCTGAGACTTCCTCACTCAGAGTGCCCCCAAACGGCAGCGTCGGACCAGTGCTCCCTGTGGTCACGTCTACCACCAAACtgtctcctcctctcctctcctccatgGCATCTTTGTCTGCGTTCCCCTTCTCGTTTGGCTCCTTTCATCTGCTGTCCCCCAACGTGCTGAGCCCATCGACACCAACGCAGCCAGCAGCGCTCAGCAAACCCTACAGACCCTGGGGGACTGAGATTGGCGCCTTCTAA